From one Luteolibacter sp. SL250 genomic stretch:
- a CDS encoding CorA family divalent cation transporter, whose product MMIIEESVKLPAQFRVEEELREQLSGRPGHQRCLEGRGELLLIVHEVPKPRVPERTGLYFWKNREGRWQQAAGPGLSGLGELLDRYSKAIDGHGEVVDEADTAAEIFTILRHSGPLARSTRNLVQALEQTLAMDPDDREIRAFRDRAREIERAADLLNNDARVTLQFWQAERSEQQARSAARLGRIAYRLNLLAGFFLPLVALGGLFGMNMDRWGGMFWMVVFLGLTIGGLLLWAVGRNTGKDADFEDEEGSP is encoded by the coding sequence ATGATGATTATCGAGGAGTCGGTGAAGCTGCCCGCCCAGTTCCGCGTGGAGGAGGAACTGAGGGAGCAACTGAGCGGCAGGCCCGGACACCAACGCTGTCTGGAGGGCCGTGGCGAGCTGCTGCTGATCGTCCATGAAGTGCCGAAACCGCGCGTCCCGGAACGCACCGGCCTCTATTTCTGGAAGAACCGTGAAGGCCGCTGGCAACAGGCAGCAGGTCCGGGCCTCAGCGGTCTGGGCGAGTTGCTGGACCGCTATTCGAAGGCCATCGACGGACACGGCGAGGTGGTCGATGAAGCGGACACGGCGGCTGAAATTTTCACGATCCTGCGGCATTCCGGACCGCTGGCCCGCTCCACCCGGAACCTGGTCCAGGCGCTGGAGCAGACGCTGGCGATGGATCCGGATGACCGCGAAATCCGCGCCTTCCGTGATCGGGCGCGCGAGATCGAGCGTGCGGCGGATCTTCTCAATAATGATGCCCGGGTGACCCTCCAGTTCTGGCAGGCGGAACGCTCGGAGCAACAGGCCCGCTCCGCCGCCCGCCTTGGCCGGATCGCCTACCGGCTCAACCTGTTGGCGGGGTTCTTCCTGCCGCTGGTGGCGCTGGGCGGCCTGTTCGGCATGAACATGGACCGCTGGGGCGGCATGTTCTGGATGGTGGTGTTCCTCGGCCTGACGATCGGCGGCCTGCTGCTGTGGGCCGTCGGCCGGAATACCGGAAAGGACGCGGATTTCGAGGATGAGGAGGGATCTCCCTGA